Within Bifidobacterium dentium JCM 1195 = DSM 20436, the genomic segment GTGGCGTATATCACTGCCGACAGGGGGTGATGGGCGGCCATCAAACGTTTGAGAGTAAGTGAGAGCACGCGTCGAACCGGTTTGGTAAACGCAATGAGCCGCGCTACACTGAGTGGCAACGCAGCAACGGGAGCTGCGTAAAGACTCACAACAACGAAGTTTCCCAAAGGAGTCCGCCCATGGCCGCACGTTCCAAGTCCGACGAAGCATTCGCAAATCGTCTCGCGCAACATGGCGAGGAGCTGGAGGAACTGTTCACGAGCCTGTATGGCGATGCCGAAGCGTTGGAAAGCCTGCGAGAGCTCATGAATGAGGCCCATGCGGCCCGACCGGCCGATCTGAAGCGTCTCGACACCAAACGCGTGGCCGATCCGGAATGGTACAAGCGCGGCAACATGTTCGGCATGACCATGTATACCGACCTGTTCGCCGGAGATCTTAAGAATCTCGCCGAGAAGGTGCCCTATCTCAAGGAGCAGAAGCTTACCTACCTGCATCTGATGCCGCTGCTGAAAATGCCGCATCCGCAGAACGACGGCGGCTATGCGGTGGAGGATTTCGATTCGGTCGACCCGAGCTTGGGCACCAACGAGGATCTGGCTGCGCTCACCAAGAAGCTACGCCGCGCCGGCATCAGCCTGTGCCTCGACTTCGTGATGAACCATACCGCATCCAGCCATCGCTGGGCCAAGGCCGCACAGGCGGGCGACCCCGAATATCAGGGCTATTACTATTGCTACGACGACCGCACCGTCCCCGATCAGTATGACGCCGTCGTGCCGGAGGTCTTCCCGGCCACCGCACCCGGCAACTTCACATGGAACGAAGACATGCACAAGTGGGTGCTCACATCGTTCTATCCGTTCCAGTGGGACCTGAACTACCGCAGTCCGAAGGTGTTCATCGCCGTGATGAAAAGCGTGCTGGGACTCGCGAACCTCGGTGTCGAGGTATTCCGCATCGACGCCGTGCCGTACATCTGGAAGGAGCTTGGCACCAACTGCCGCAATCTGCCACAGGTGCACACCATCGTGCGCATGCTGCGCATCGTGCTCGAATGCGTCTGCCCGGCAGTGGTGCTCAAGGGCGAGGTGGTGATGGCCCCGAAGGAACTCGCCGCCTATTTCGGCACTCCCGAACATCCCGAATGCCACATGCTGTACAACGTGTCCATCATGGTGAATCTGTGGAGTGCACTCGCCAGCGGTGACGTGCGCCTGCTGAAGGACCAGCTCGACAAGCTCGACGCGTTGCCGGGGAACTGCTGGTTCGTGAACTATCTGCGTTGCCATGACGATGTCGGCTGGGGCCTCGACGAGCCGGAGGAGCTTCGCCTTGGCATCGATCCGCTGAAGCATAAGGAGTTTCTGTATCACTTCTATGAGGGTTCCGTACCCGGCAGTTGGGCTATGGGCGAGCTGTACAACTACGACGAGGCGTCGAAGGATGCGCGCAGCTGCGGCACCACGGCCAGCATGTGCGGCGTGGAACGTGCGCTGATCACGCACGACAGGCCGTTGTTGGACATTTCGATGAAACGCGATCTGATGATGCATTCGGCCATGGCGTTCCTGCGAGGCTTCCCGATGCTGAGTTGCGGCGACGAGATCGTGCAGCTCAACGGTTGGGAATACAAGGAGGATCCGGATCGCGTCGAGGACTCCCGTAATCTGCACCGCAGTCCGTTCAATTGGGAGAATGCCGAGAAGCGCAAGCAGGCCGGCACCCTGCAGAAGCGGATGTGGGACGGTCTGAAAGGCATTCGCGAGATGCGCGACGATCCGTGTTTCGGTCCGGATGCATGGGTTACGACGTGGGATGCGCACAATGATGCCGTATTGGCGATGGTGCGCCATGTGGAAGGACGCACGGTGCTGGGACTGTTCAACTTCTCGTCCGCACGCCAGACCGCCTACCTTGATTCCGACGGCGACATCATGCTGCCCGCCGAGGTTACCCTCGAACCCTATCAGGTCTGTGTGGCCGAAGCATAGGACAGACAGGGGAGACTTGCGATTGTTGGGGGAGTGTGTATAATGGCTCGAGTCGTTTCGTGTCGGCTCGGGCCGACGCAAGGCGGTACGCGGATGTAGCTCAATGGTAGAGCCTCAGTCTTCCAAACTGATTACGCGGGTTCGATTCCCGTCATCCGCTCCATAACGGGCTTAAGAGAAGAAGCAAGGCGTGCCTGATGGCACGCCTTTTGCATACCTGCCGTGCGATTGCGTGACGTGCCGGGTATGCTATAACTGCTGCGAGACGACGCGATGGTCGCAGGAATCGCATGTATAAATGGAGCGGAACATGGCACAGGCGAAAAGCAACAAGGCTGCGGAAGCCGTTGACGGCGCGGTTGAGACGGTCGACGTTTCCAAGCACCCGACCGCATCCATCGAACAGTCCGACCTGTCCTTGGCCGACATCGAGCGCCGCGAATCGCATCCGGGCCGTTGGGTGCTGTTCATCGTGCTGGTGCTGGCGGCCATGATCGCGCCCTACTGGTGGGGCCGCGCCATCGCGGTGAAGGACGCCACCTGGCTGGTCGCGCATCTGAGTTTTCTGAATCCCCGCGGCGTCGCGCTGATTTCGTGGACCGTCACCATCATGACGATGGCCGGCCTGGGGCTTATGGTCGCCGACGCGAAGAAATGGCTGTGGGGTACGATCTTCGTCATCGGCCTGGCCGCCGAACAGTTCGTGGCCGGCCTGTGTCTGCTGAGCTTCAACTTCTGGAATGCCACCTATGTGATGTACGGCAATGCCTCGGGGCTGGCGAATGCCGCCAATCTCGGCATCATCGCGGCCGGCTTCGGCGTGGCCGTCTATGCCGTGCTGTGGGTGGGGCTGCTGGTGTGCATCAAGAAGGAATCGAAGCTGAACGTATTGACGCGCAGCTGGGCCTCGTTCATCCTGTTTTTCGTGATCGAGCTGGTCGCGCTGGGCGTGGTGCTGTTCGGGGGGCTGCTCACCGCCGTCTGACATCGGTCCGTCCGATTCCGCGGATTCGCATCATGATGATTTGGTCCGGGCTTCGTGTATGATTGCCATTTGGCGTGTTTCGCCCGCGGATAGAGAGCGCGCCGGTATTGGGCCGGCAGCACCGCGCAGCAACATAAGGAGGATGCCGTGGCACTTACGGCTGAGGAAAAGCAGGAAATCATCAAGACTTACGCTACCCACGAGGGTGACACCGGCTCCCCGGAGGTCCAGGTTGCTCTGCTGACCAAGCGCATCGCTGATCTGACCGAGCACCTCAAGGAGCACAAGCACGATCACCATTCCCGTCGTGGTCTGCTGCTGATGGTCGGTGACCGTCGTCGTATGCTTGACTACCTCAAGCGCGTTGACATCAACCGCTACCGCTCCCTGATCGAGCGTCTGGGTCTGCGCCGATAGTATAATCTTCCGCCCGAGCGTCATACGGCGCCCGGGCGTTTTTGCATGACAGCCGCGATGAGGAAA encodes:
- a CDS encoding alpha-amylase family protein, encoding MAARSKSDEAFANRLAQHGEELEELFTSLYGDAEALESLRELMNEAHAARPADLKRLDTKRVADPEWYKRGNMFGMTMYTDLFAGDLKNLAEKVPYLKEQKLTYLHLMPLLKMPHPQNDGGYAVEDFDSVDPSLGTNEDLAALTKKLRRAGISLCLDFVMNHTASSHRWAKAAQAGDPEYQGYYYCYDDRTVPDQYDAVVPEVFPATAPGNFTWNEDMHKWVLTSFYPFQWDLNYRSPKVFIAVMKSVLGLANLGVEVFRIDAVPYIWKELGTNCRNLPQVHTIVRMLRIVLECVCPAVVLKGEVVMAPKELAAYFGTPEHPECHMLYNVSIMVNLWSALASGDVRLLKDQLDKLDALPGNCWFVNYLRCHDDVGWGLDEPEELRLGIDPLKHKEFLYHFYEGSVPGSWAMGELYNYDEASKDARSCGTTASMCGVERALITHDRPLLDISMKRDLMMHSAMAFLRGFPMLSCGDEIVQLNGWEYKEDPDRVEDSRNLHRSPFNWENAEKRKQAGTLQKRMWDGLKGIREMRDDPCFGPDAWVTTWDAHNDAVLAMVRHVEGRTVLGLFNFSSARQTAYLDSDGDIMLPAEVTLEPYQVCVAEA
- the rpsO gene encoding 30S ribosomal protein S15, encoding MALTAEEKQEIIKTYATHEGDTGSPEVQVALLTKRIADLTEHLKEHKHDHHSRRGLLLMVGDRRRMLDYLKRVDINRYRSLIERLGLRR